A part of Uloborus diversus isolate 005 chromosome 6, Udiv.v.3.1, whole genome shotgun sequence genomic DNA contains:
- the LOC129224908 gene encoding zinc finger protein 79-like, with protein sequence MGRIKELKLILQLKNPLILGRSCKVETLERDLFHCGSEISALKEHLYFVALHETSPFDENQIAMLKVLKSKHRKFQCIHCNYVAHTSSNLRNHIRVHTGERPFQCPVCNKDFTQKGNMLRHVTKHFIESVSELRNRTCDWDLLAIYSGIKQELIGDKDMNSTNHPFKCNLCPYTTFLPTVLRQHMLTHSIERPYKCPICAKGFTQKGSVQLHMLHHTGERPHKCPVCQRCYSQKGSMRRHILQHLSKNSNKCPLCPEIFELRSEVEVHLIQHTKKDSFFCSACQATFTSAINLDEHNKIHHSS encoded by the exons ATGGGTCGCATAAAAGAGTTAAAGTTGATTTTGCAGCTTAAGAATCCATTGATTCTTGGTAGGAGTTGCAAAGTAGAAACATTGGAAAGAGATTTGTTTCATTGTGGAAGTGAA ATCAGTGCTCTCAAAGAACATCTTTATTTTGTAGCACTCCACGAAACATCACCCTTTGATGAAAACCAGATTGCTATGTTGAAAGTTCTCAAGAGTAAACATAGGAAATTCCAGTGCATACATTGTAATTATGTTGCCCATACATCTAGTAATCTTCGTAATCATATCCGTGTTCATACGGGCGAGCGACCTTTTCAGTGTCCTGTTTGCAATAAAGATTTCACTCAGAAAGGGAACATGCTGCGTCATGTTACAAAGCATTTTATTGAGAGCGTCA GTGAGCTTCGTAATCGAACATGTGACTGGGATTTGTTAGCCATATACTCTGGCATAAAGCAAGAACTGATAGGTGACAAAGATATGAATAGTACAAATCATCCTTTTAAGTGTAATTTATGTCCATATACAACATTTCTTCCCACAGTTCTGAGGCAGCATATGCTTACTCACTCCATCGAAAGACCATACAAATGTCCAATCTGTGCTAAAGGTTTCACGCAGAAGGGAAGCGTTCAACTCCATATGTTGCATCATACAGGGGAAAGACCTCATAAATGTCCAGTATGCCAGCGTTGCTACTCTCAGAAGGGGAGTATGAGACGTCATATCTTGCAGCACCtaagtaaaaattcaaacaaatgccCGTTATGTCCCGAAATTTTCGAATTGAGATCTGAAGTTGAAGTCCATTTAATACAACACACCAAAAAAGACTCATTTTTCTGTAGCGCATGTCAGGCAACTTTTACTAGTGCTATTAACCTTGATGAACATAACAAAATACATCATAGTTCAtga